A genomic region of Bactrocera dorsalis isolate Fly_Bdor chromosome 3, ASM2337382v1, whole genome shotgun sequence contains the following coding sequences:
- the LOC105224538 gene encoding uncharacterized protein LOC105224538 has protein sequence MGIPINDPEDPAGYECNHAISKNSSACKCSCSCSNRQSASNSNSNSSSNDNSSSNGECNSSNSSSCKHTGRTNKAGATTLTLTFANNSSCGAANNYQYCKTETLDAPLKATSITRHTRDLVGNSKEYRIESNKSDLRIIGNGNRIRIGCNQGNLQIIGNNTRLKITKNTGCIRYTGNEGRICLGSDSTQQIVDYIGNNGKLKVVKTAELLSEKIKAHKEKNPKNVEASATVNTTSSAEKCATSAKVNVDDATGSGSAASPSHSTPKKVKVKSASFGGDYSTQWRQFNELFEQHGWRNFDYASMPNLKCEHPVGKEAEQSNSNSRSSKVNTKSCKIDSNINIVSTYGNICIKNAVNVSM, from the coding sequence ATGGGTATACCAATAAACGATCCAGAGGATCCCGCAGGTTATGAATGTAACCACGCAATCAGTAAAAATTCCAGTGCATGCAAATGCAGCTGCAGTTGTAGTAACAGGCAGAGCGCTAGTAACAGCAACAGTAACAGTAGCAGTAACGATAACAGTAGCAGTAATGGTGAATGCAATAGCAGCAATTCCAGCAGTTGCAAACATACTGGCCGCACAAATAAAGCAGGCGCCACTACACTCACACTCACATTTGCCAACAACAGCAGTTGCGGTGCAGCGAACAATTATCAGTACTGTAAGACGGAAACATTGGACGCACCCCTAAAAGCGACGTCGATCACACGTCATACTAGAGACttggttggcaactcaaaggaATATCGTATAGAGAGTAATAAAAGTGATTTGCGCATCATTGGCAATGGCAATCGGATACGTATCGGTTGCAATCAGGGTAATTTACAAATTATTGGCAATAATACAAGActgaaaatcacaaaaaacacCGGTTGCATACGTTATACGGGGAATGAGGGACGCATTTGCTTGGGTAGCGATTCGACACAACAAATAGTCGATTACATAGGCAACAATGGCAAATTGAAGGTCGTCAAAACAGCGGAATTATTAAGTGAGAAAATCAAAGCTCACAAGGAAAAAAACCCCAAAAATGTAGAAGCTTCGGCAACTGTGAATACTACGTCGAGTGCGGAGAAGTGTGCGACGTCAGCAAAGGTCAACGTTGACGATGCAACTGGATCGGGATCGGCTGCGTCTCCGTCACACTCTACACCCAAGAAGGTGAAGGTGAAATCCGCCTCATTTGGCGGCGATTATAGCACGCAATGGCGGCAGTTCAATGAGTTGTTCGAGCAGCATGGTTGGCGTAATTTCGATTACGCATCAATGCCGAATTTGAAGTGCGAACACCCTGTTGGTAAAGAGGCTGAACAAAGTAATAGTAATAGTAGAAGTAGTAAAGTTAATACTAAAAGCTGTAAAATTGATAGTAATATTAATATAGTAAGTACTTATGGTAATATCTGCATAAAGAATGCGGTCAATGTTAGTATGTGA